From a single bacterium genomic region:
- a CDS encoding dipeptidase, with translation MKQALEYIDKNRQNFVDTLVTLLKFKSISADSEFKGDVQKCAEFVKSKFESLGLSSRIYPTKGHPIVYAEYNNPKNKRTMLIYGHYDVQPVDPLELWHKPPFEPDIQGDTIYARGATDDKGQFLIHVLAAESYLKSGLDIPVNIKFLIEGEEEISSTNLEEFIKANHELLKADGVIVSDTAMYGRGIPAITYGLRGIAAAEIKMIGPDKDLHSGSFGGSVANPVVELARLIAKFHDDDKHILIDGFYDDVRELEKWEHDAYEALAYDNTDHLRKTGSPSIVGEKGYSTLERVWARPTCEINGIYGGYAGEGAKTIVPSWAGCKVTMRLVPNQTPSDILDKFEKYVKKIAPSTVKVEVKKLGGAKPAIVQRDNFMVTACVDALDKGFGRKPVFIREGGSIPIVNTFKEELGLETLLLGFGQHDDNAHSPNEKFSLSDFQKGIITVAHLFEGLK, from the coding sequence ATGAAACAGGCGCTTGAGTATATAGACAAAAATCGTCAGAATTTCGTCGATACGCTCGTTACACTGCTCAAATTCAAGTCGATCTCAGCTGATTCAGAATTCAAGGGAGACGTGCAAAAGTGCGCAGAATTCGTCAAATCGAAGTTTGAGTCGCTCGGTCTATCTTCGCGCATCTATCCGACCAAGGGTCATCCGATAGTCTATGCCGAGTACAACAATCCCAAGAACAAGCGCACGATGTTGATCTACGGCCACTATGATGTCCAGCCGGTCGATCCGCTCGAACTCTGGCACAAACCGCCATTCGAGCCGGACATCCAGGGCGACACTATTTATGCTCGTGGTGCCACCGACGACAAGGGGCAATTCCTTATTCATGTTCTTGCCGCCGAGTCGTATCTGAAATCTGGGCTCGACATTCCGGTCAATATCAAGTTCCTGATTGAAGGCGAAGAGGAAATCTCTTCCACCAATCTCGAAGAATTCATCAAAGCAAATCACGAACTGCTCAAAGCCGACGGCGTCATCGTTTCCGATACCGCCATGTATGGCCGCGGCATTCCCGCCATCACCTACGGTTTGCGCGGTATCGCCGCAGCCGAGATCAAAATGATCGGACCCGATAAGGACCTGCACTCCGGCTCATTCGGTGGATCAGTTGCCAACCCGGTTGTCGAGTTGGCGCGCTTGATCGCCAAGTTCCACGACGACGACAAGCACATTCTCATCGACGGTTTCTATGACGATGTCCGCGAATTGGAGAAGTGGGAGCACGATGCCTACGAGGCGCTCGCTTATGACAACACCGACCACCTTCGCAAGACCGGCTCTCCCAGCATCGTTGGCGAGAAGGGTTACTCGACGCTCGAACGCGTCTGGGCACGTCCCACCTGCGAGATAAACGGCATCTACGGCGGCTATGCCGGCGAAGGCGCCAAAACGATTGTCCCGTCGTGGGCAGGCTGCAAAGTCACGATGCGCTTGGTGCCAAATCAAACGCCCAGCGACATCCTCGACAAGTTCGAAAAGTACGTAAAGAAAATCGCACCCTCAACCGTCAAAGTCGAAGTCAAGAAACTCGGCGGCGCCAAACCGGCCATTGTCCAGCGCGACAACTTCATGGTCACTGCGTGTGTCGATGCTTTGGACAAAGGCTTCGGGCGCAAACCCGTCTTTATACGCGAAGGCGGTTCAATTCCGATTGTCAATACCTTCAAGGAAGAGTTGGGTCTTGAGACGCTCTTGCTTGGCTTCGGTCAACACGATGACAACGCCCACTCACCGAATGAGAAATTTTCGCTCTCTGATTTCCAGAAAGGCATCATCACGGTAGCCCATCTCTTTGAGGGCCTGAAATAG
- a CDS encoding LTA synthase family protein, whose product MSSTNRLVSPIAVYYIAVAILLALFFEVWRGITLFALFDRASAIPASTITGSFLVGLRFDFAIACYITLPLMLLGFLPFVDVTRSKLSRVVNTALLYLAAATAFFIHLADIEFFKFFNTRLNAMALEWSDSSEFIQSMIWESFPVVRYLLLFALVSVGFVFAVRFLQKRILRNARPSSFLATLISLPILAAILLLGIRGRIEEKAPLNWGQAYFSDHAFANLLALNPVFTFGRDLLYDSGSKHDVDRLMSELPVTDVYAKTAALLGLPAAPDDTLSSRIVRPVRFEPASSERPNVILILMESFASAGVSCLQPRVEQKLTPYFDSLSQHGVLFTDFYSAGMHTYAGILGSLYGYPSVPGKSPMKQVTSQDNMSGLPSILGGYGYRTMFFTTHDPHFDNMHGFLKSNGMQEIYSLFDFDESQKLSTLGVPDHVMFDSALERIRSSNGRPFFAALLSGTNHGPWFVPDVPFGPVSDTIPDAKRLNAFKYSDWALGQFVNQIMSEPSLSNTIVLITGDHGLLIDPIYDLDLSLFQVPLLILDKQNRAGESRRIHHIGSQVDIVATVMGLLKLDYDNYTFGHDLFTPDPSGQDYAIFSEGYQIGIVQHNHFAILRPGQKNSLYDIDAPKIDRVSENPGLMAELSDRALSYFQTAYFNLKYPLHLNHLVHSSNEEK is encoded by the coding sequence ATGAGTTCGACGAACAGATTAGTAAGTCCCATCGCCGTCTACTACATTGCCGTCGCCATCCTTTTGGCGCTCTTCTTCGAAGTTTGGCGCGGGATAACTCTCTTTGCACTTTTCGATCGTGCTTCGGCGATTCCGGCGTCAACAATTACAGGGAGTTTTCTCGTCGGATTGCGCTTCGATTTCGCCATCGCGTGCTACATAACACTTCCGCTCATGCTATTGGGATTCTTGCCGTTTGTCGATGTCACTCGATCAAAACTCTCGCGAGTCGTAAATACGGCATTGCTCTATCTCGCGGCTGCGACAGCGTTTTTCATTCACCTCGCCGATATCGAATTTTTCAAGTTCTTCAATACTCGGCTTAACGCTATGGCTTTGGAGTGGAGCGATTCAAGCGAATTCATTCAATCAATGATATGGGAGAGTTTCCCCGTCGTACGTTACTTGTTGCTCTTTGCTCTGGTTTCAGTGGGATTTGTCTTCGCCGTCCGATTCTTGCAGAAGCGTATCCTACGGAATGCACGGCCGTCATCTTTTCTCGCGACATTGATATCACTGCCAATTCTTGCGGCAATCTTGCTGCTTGGTATTCGCGGCCGTATCGAAGAGAAGGCTCCGCTCAACTGGGGGCAGGCCTATTTCAGTGACCATGCGTTTGCGAATCTACTTGCCCTGAATCCGGTCTTCACTTTCGGTCGCGACTTGCTCTACGACTCCGGCAGCAAGCACGATGTCGACCGTCTGATGTCTGAACTCCCGGTCACCGATGTTTACGCCAAGACCGCCGCCTTGCTCGGACTACCTGCCGCACCCGATGATACGCTTTCGTCGCGCATCGTTCGTCCGGTTCGATTCGAGCCTGCATCTTCCGAGCGCCCGAATGTGATTCTGATCCTGATGGAGTCTTTTGCATCTGCGGGCGTAAGTTGCCTCCAGCCGCGTGTTGAGCAAAAATTGACACCGTACTTCGACTCTCTGTCGCAACACGGCGTGCTCTTCACCGACTTCTACTCAGCCGGGATGCACACCTATGCCGGAATTCTTGGCTCTCTCTATGGTTACCCAAGCGTTCCCGGCAAGTCGCCTATGAAGCAGGTTACCTCGCAGGACAATATGTCGGGGTTGCCCTCGATACTTGGCGGCTACGGCTATCGCACGATGTTCTTCACGACGCACGATCCCCACTTTGACAATATGCACGGTTTCCTCAAATCGAACGGCATGCAAGAAATCTACTCGCTTTTTGATTTCGATGAATCGCAGAAGCTGTCGACTCTCGGTGTTCCCGATCACGTCATGTTCGATTCTGCCCTCGAGAGAATACGGTCAAGCAACGGCCGCCCATTCTTCGCTGCGTTGTTAAGCGGAACAAATCACGGGCCGTGGTTCGTGCCGGACGTGCCATTTGGGCCAGTTTCTGATACCATTCCTGATGCCAAACGCCTCAATGCGTTCAAGTACTCCGACTGGGCGCTGGGGCAGTTCGTCAATCAAATCATGTCCGAGCCATCGTTGAGCAACACCATAGTCCTCATCACCGGCGATCACGGCTTGCTGATCGACCCGATTTATGACCTCGACTTGAGTCTCTTTCAAGTGCCGCTCCTGATTCTCGATAAGCAAAATAGGGCAGGGGAATCGCGGCGAATCCATCATATCGGTTCGCAGGTTGATATCGTTGCTACCGTGATGGGGTTACTTAAGCTTGACTATGACAACTACACCTTCGGTCACGATTTGTTCACTCCCGATCCAAGCGGACAGGACTACGCAATCTTCTCCGAGGGCTACCAGATCGGAATAGTCCAGCACAATCACTTCGCGATTCTTCGCCCGGGCCAAAAGAACTCGCTATATGACATTGATGCTCCAAAGATTGATCGAGTCTCGGAGAATCCGGGACTGATGGCCGAGTTGAGCGACCGGGCGCTTTCATACTTCCAAACAGCATATTTCAATCTCAAGTATCCACTGCACTTGAATCACCTTGTACATTCATCTAATGAGGAGAAATAG
- a CDS encoding peroxiredoxin codes for MQIGEKTPYFKGMAVMPDKTFTKVSLDDYAGKWLVLFFYPLDFSYVCPTEVRAFSLAHGKFKEVKAELLGCSVDSHFAHQIWIEKELGQIKFPLLSDITKSISRSYGVLVHNAFSLRGTFIIDPDGILKSIVINDSSIGRSIEETLRTLKAIQTGELTGAGWQPGDETMGVGGEKKYPTDIEPEQ; via the coding sequence ATGCAGATCGGCGAAAAGACTCCCTACTTCAAAGGCATGGCTGTCATGCCGGATAAAACATTCACGAAGGTTTCTCTCGATGATTATGCCGGCAAATGGCTGGTGTTGTTCTTCTACCCACTTGATTTCAGCTACGTCTGCCCTACTGAAGTGCGTGCATTTTCGTTGGCGCATGGCAAATTCAAGGAAGTCAAAGCTGAGCTTCTGGGATGCTCAGTCGATTCACACTTCGCACATCAGATTTGGATCGAGAAAGAACTCGGGCAGATCAAGTTTCCGCTTCTGTCGGACATCACAAAGAGCATATCGCGCAGTTATGGTGTGCTGGTGCACAATGCCTTTAGCCTGCGCGGGACATTTATTATCGACCCTGACGGAATTCTAAAATCGATTGTGATCAATGACTCTTCCATCGGACGCTCCATAGAAGAGACATTGCGCACTCTGAAGGCGATTCAAACCGGAGAATTGACCGGCGCCGGATGGCAACCGGGCGATGAAACGATGGGCGTCGGCGGCGAGAAGAAATACCCGACCGATATCGAACCGGAGCAATAG
- a CDS encoding SDR family oxidoreductase, whose amino-acid sequence MDLGLVGKIAVVAGASAGIGKAIATSLAREGATVVILSRNKANLAAAANSIMRTTGEAVHPMVCDVTNAKAIKTTVAKVMQKFKRVDILVNNAGGPPMRRFLDIKDGDWDNAYKLNLKSAILLSAAVVPSMKKNKWGRIISITSISSLQASETLMMSSVMRPGVHGLTKALSNELAEFGITANVICPGYTRTERLDELAEATRKATGKSIKQIYAGWEQVVPAKRLGKPEELGDLAAFLASERAAYINGVAINIDGGFIKAI is encoded by the coding sequence GTGGATCTCGGACTAGTTGGCAAGATCGCAGTAGTAGCCGGTGCCTCAGCAGGCATCGGCAAAGCGATTGCCACCTCGCTGGCGCGCGAAGGCGCAACAGTCGTCATATTATCCCGCAACAAGGCGAATCTTGCCGCCGCCGCCAATTCGATTATGCGCACGACCGGCGAAGCGGTTCATCCGATGGTCTGTGATGTCACGAATGCCAAGGCAATCAAAACGACTGTTGCCAAAGTGATGCAGAAATTCAAACGCGTCGATATTCTCGTCAACAACGCCGGTGGCCCGCCGATGCGGCGATTTCTTGATATCAAGGACGGCGATTGGGATAATGCCTATAAACTCAATTTGAAATCGGCGATCCTGCTTTCCGCCGCAGTTGTTCCCTCGATGAAGAAAAATAAATGGGGACGCATCATCAGCATCACTTCTATTTCGTCGCTTCAGGCCTCTGAAACACTGATGATGTCTAGCGTGATGCGACCCGGCGTTCACGGTCTCACCAAAGCACTCTCCAATGAGCTTGCCGAGTTTGGGATTACTGCCAATGTCATCTGCCCCGGCTATACCCGCACCGAGCGTCTGGATGAACTCGCCGAAGCCACTCGCAAAGCCACCGGCAAGTCAATCAAGCAAATCTACGCCGGCTGGGAACAAGTCGTCCCTGCAAAACGTCTCGGCAAGCCCGAAGAACTGGGCGACCTCGCCGCATTTCTTGCATCAGAACGTGCGGCATATATCAACGGCGTCGCGATCAACATCGACGGCGGATTTATCAAGGCCATTTAG
- a CDS encoding TonB-dependent receptor codes for MKVASVLLCALLALTPLCASAVTVTGVVVDDKGRPVPDVAITVDASAAGVVSASDGVFELDLDLSQPRRLTFKHISFKPQMISIVSDTSLRIELAPSVYPMQGVTITADRAELGKSPVAFTDFTNREIERDYTIGEFPLLLETTPNVYAYSDAGGGLGYSYLKSRGFDDKRVSIYINGIPLNDPEDQSTYFVDIPDFAANVKDIQVQRGIGSSLYGDAAFGGSVNIASSAIEQPRNVALTTGYGGFWDNGKWVGDMQKQSLEYQSGLIDGRWNFSGRYSRQISDGYRKDSWYDGWAYHLSLSRLDPRMTTTVNVYGGPMKMHLAYYGISKDQLAADRRFNPLTYDNETDNFNQPHYEFHNTLKLNDRATLQNTLFHIHGSGFYEQYKDGRDFYDYDIPTTIVRDDEGDSVGTITSGDLVRQQHVTKNQWGWNPRLELAQDRGALSLGGSFYYFESEHWGQVVWAEGVTNSIDPRHRYYEYFGTKYFASLYANQSYELTDRVSLTGSLQMRHQRFSLDQTRMGAFTGYDYDLDWTFLSPRAGVTYSVNDKVSLLASYSMSSRVPADWEIYDAGDPYSFPSLSITSIERNGPGDSIIVFGDPTAKSERVHNFELGMNYRTEQRTYSANLFWMEFSNEIVPYGGLNEMGLPITTNVDRSVHAGIELAAANKLSDKFRLSGNFSYNYNRIKKFEITETVYDNDSDWNFVESRQFNYDDKTIAGFPDYIGNLIGEYTTERFNFVYRARFVGRIYVENNNIEDLTIDPFFTSSVSAGLKLGRISSLGQLELSARLDNIFDKSYESSGYGGVTRFADVADQYWSEYIPSAGRSIFTTLKLELQ; via the coding sequence ATGAAAGTCGCTTCTGTTTTGCTCTGCGCGCTATTGGCCCTCACGCCGCTGTGCGCGTCTGCTGTTACCGTTACCGGCGTCGTTGTCGATGACAAGGGCCGCCCCGTCCCCGATGTCGCTATCACCGTCGATGCCTCCGCCGCCGGTGTCGTTTCCGCTTCTGACGGTGTTTTCGAACTCGATCTCGACTTGTCCCAGCCGCGGCGGCTCACCTTCAAGCATATCAGCTTCAAACCGCAAATGATCAGCATCGTCTCCGATACTTCGCTGCGAATCGAGTTGGCGCCTTCGGTCTATCCGATGCAGGGCGTCACCATCACCGCCGACCGCGCCGAACTCGGCAAGTCGCCGGTGGCATTCACGGATTTCACCAATCGCGAAATTGAGCGCGACTATACTATCGGCGAATTTCCGCTGCTATTAGAGACTACACCCAACGTCTACGCCTATTCCGATGCCGGTGGCGGGCTCGGCTACAGTTATCTCAAGAGTCGCGGATTCGACGACAAGCGCGTTTCGATCTACATCAATGGCATTCCACTCAACGACCCCGAAGATCAATCGACCTACTTCGTCGACATCCCCGACTTTGCCGCCAATGTCAAAGACATCCAGGTCCAACGCGGAATCGGCAGCTCACTCTATGGCGATGCCGCTTTCGGTGGGTCGGTGAATATCGCCTCCTCGGCCATCGAGCAGCCGCGCAATGTGGCGTTGACTACCGGTTACGGCGGCTTCTGGGACAACGGCAAATGGGTCGGAGATATGCAGAAACAGTCGCTCGAGTACCAGTCAGGATTGATCGACGGGCGCTGGAATTTCTCCGGTCGCTATTCGCGTCAGATTTCCGATGGCTACCGCAAGGATTCCTGGTACGACGGTTGGGCGTATCACTTGTCACTTTCGCGACTTGATCCGCGCATGACCACCACCGTCAACGTCTACGGCGGACCAATGAAAATGCACCTCGCGTATTACGGCATCTCCAAAGATCAACTTGCCGCCGATCGCCGCTTCAATCCGTTGACCTACGACAACGAGACCGACAATTTCAATCAGCCACACTACGAATTTCACAACACACTCAAGCTCAATGATCGCGCGACGTTGCAGAACACGCTCTTCCATATTCACGGCAGCGGATTCTATGAGCAGTACAAAGATGGCCGCGACTTCTACGACTATGACATTCCGACAACCATCGTCCGCGACGACGAGGGCGACTCGGTCGGCACGATCACTTCCGGCGATTTGGTGCGCCAACAGCACGTCACCAAAAATCAATGGGGTTGGAATCCGCGACTGGAATTAGCGCAGGATCGCGGCGCGCTTTCGCTTGGCGGTTCGTTCTACTATTTCGAATCCGAACATTGGGGACAGGTCGTCTGGGCAGAGGGCGTGACTAACTCAATTGATCCGCGCCATCGCTACTACGAGTATTTCGGCACGAAGTACTTCGCTTCACTGTACGCCAACCAAAGCTACGAACTTACCGACCGCGTAAGTTTGACCGGCAGTCTCCAGATGCGGCATCAACGCTTCAGCCTTGACCAGACTCGCATGGGCGCGTTCACCGGCTACGACTACGATCTCGATTGGACATTCCTTTCGCCGCGCGCCGGTGTGACCTACAGCGTCAACGACAAGGTCAGCCTCTTGGCGAGCTACTCAATGTCGTCTCGTGTTCCCGCCGACTGGGAAATCTACGACGCCGGCGATCCCTACTCGTTTCCGTCTTTGAGCATCACATCGATTGAACGCAACGGACCCGGCGACTCGATCATCGTCTTCGGCGACCCGACCGCTAAATCGGAGCGTGTGCACAATTTCGAACTCGGCATGAACTATCGCACCGAACAGCGCACCTATTCAGCGAATCTATTCTGGATGGAGTTCTCAAACGAGATCGTCCCTTATGGCGGACTCAACGAAATGGGTCTGCCCATCACCACAAATGTCGACCGCTCCGTTCATGCCGGAATCGAACTGGCCGCGGCGAACAAGCTGTCTGACAAGTTCCGTCTCTCCGGTAATTTCTCGTACAACTACAATCGCATCAAGAAATTTGAAATCACCGAAACTGTCTACGACAACGACAGCGACTGGAATTTCGTCGAGAGCCGCCAATTCAACTACGATGACAAAACCATCGCCGGATTTCCCGACTACATCGGCAACTTGATCGGCGAGTACACCACTGAAAGATTCAACTTCGTTTATCGTGCGCGCTTCGTCGGGCGCATCTATGTAGAAAACAACAATATCGAGGACTTGACAATCGATCCATTCTTCACCTCATCGGTCTCTGCCGGATTGAAGCTTGGTCGCATCTCGAGTCTTGGTCAACTTGAATTGTCAGCGCGTCTCGACAATATCTTCGACAAGAGTTACGAATCCTCCGGATATGGAGGTGTCACGCGCTTTGCTGATGTCGCCGATCAATACTGGTCGGAGTACATCCCGTCGGCGGGAAGATCAATTTTCACGACACTCAAGCTGGAACTGCAGTAA
- a CDS encoding DMT family transporter, giving the protein MTNERTKLIYPLIILGQLIAGGTFPIAKLALQYFEPFTLAVTRFVIASVAMFAIVKFSGRLRKIERVDWGKFVWLGLLAVPLNQLLFLYGLKFTTPGRSALYYGATPAFVFMMAIWYLKERVTIAKVAGIVISFLGVALILRAGRFDADILFGDILVILAVIAWAGYTIFGKPLIAKYGPMTTTAYALLIGTALYLPFGLIYAVKFDYAAVPAAGWLSLLYIAIITSVIAYSIWFWALGRMEASKLSIFQNLQPIIATILSVLFFGEILGWEFYVGGAMVITGVIVTQRG; this is encoded by the coding sequence TTGACAAACGAACGCACCAAACTCATTTACCCGCTGATCATCCTCGGCCAGCTCATCGCCGGCGGCACGTTTCCTATTGCGAAGTTGGCTCTGCAATACTTCGAACCGTTTACTCTCGCCGTGACCCGTTTCGTGATCGCTTCGGTTGCAATGTTCGCCATCGTCAAGTTCTCCGGGCGACTCCGCAAGATCGAACGCGTTGACTGGGGCAAGTTCGTCTGGCTGGGACTGCTCGCGGTGCCGCTTAATCAACTGCTCTTTCTCTATGGACTCAAGTTCACTACGCCGGGACGTTCAGCGTTGTACTACGGCGCGACGCCGGCATTCGTCTTCATGATGGCGATCTGGTATCTCAAAGAGCGGGTCACCATCGCGAAAGTCGCAGGCATCGTCATTTCGTTTCTGGGTGTAGCGCTCATCTTACGCGCCGGCAGATTTGATGCCGACATTCTCTTCGGTGACATTCTTGTCATACTGGCGGTTATCGCCTGGGCGGGCTATACTATCTTCGGCAAACCCTTGATCGCAAAATACGGCCCCATGACCACAACCGCATACGCCTTGCTTATCGGGACGGCGCTGTACCTGCCCTTTGGATTGATCTACGCCGTAAAATTCGACTACGCCGCCGTTCCCGCAGCCGGATGGCTGTCACTGCTCTACATCGCCATCATCACATCAGTCATTGCTTACTCTATCTGGTTCTGGGCGCTCGGACGCATGGAAGCCTCCAAGCTTTCCATCTTTCAGAATCTGCAGCCGATCATCGCAACAATCTTGTCAGTGTTGTTCTTCGGCGAGATCCTCGGCTGGGAGTTCTACGTCGGCGGTGCCATGGTCATCACCGGAGTTATTGTCACCCAGCGCGGATAG
- a CDS encoding peroxiredoxin, whose protein sequence is MQIGKPAPDFKGTAVMPDMEFGEIQLADYKGKWVVLFFYPLDFTFVCPTEIRGFNEAYGKFKAAGAEVIGCSIDSHFSHLSWIQRDFKKLGFPLLSDITKDISRDYQVLLDEGFALRGTFIIDPKGILKSVVMNDNAVGRSIDETLRTLQALQTGKLTGCGWQPGDEPVKVPALT, encoded by the coding sequence ATGCAAATTGGCAAACCGGCGCCGGACTTCAAGGGTACAGCAGTAATGCCGGACATGGAATTTGGCGAAATTCAACTTGCGGACTACAAAGGCAAGTGGGTGGTGTTGTTTTTCTACCCGCTCGATTTCACTTTTGTGTGTCCGACGGAAATTCGCGGATTTAACGAAGCATACGGCAAGTTCAAAGCGGCTGGCGCAGAAGTTATCGGCTGTTCGATTGACTCGCATTTTTCGCATCTGAGCTGGATTCAGCGCGATTTCAAGAAATTGGGATTTCCGCTGTTGTCTGATATAACCAAAGATATCTCGCGCGACTATCAAGTGCTGCTCGACGAAGGTTTCGCCTTGCGCGGGACGTTCATTATTGACCCGAAAGGCATTCTGAAGTCCGTCGTGATGAACGATAATGCGGTAGGACGCTCGATTGACGAGACCTTACGGACGCTACAGGCGCTGCAGACCGGCAAGTTGACCGGATGCGGCTGGCAGCCGGGTGATGAGCCGGTGAAGGTACCAGCGCTGACGTAA
- a CDS encoding sodium:solute symporter family protein: MALLDLAIIVAYLVGIVIFAMAKRKPAGDSAVDYMLDGRKLTMPAFVATLVCNWYGGILGVGEYSFRYGLSNWMVFGVPYYVAALLFALLLARKARRTEFLTIPDRLRQCYGRNVAGLGALIIFVWTLPTAYILILGVLGESFFGWPKWIGVVFGAALVTFYAFVGGFRTLVRADKWHFIFMYLGFIVMVVVLFVTKGGFEFLRANVPESHFTLTGGNTFWFIAVWYVIALATLVEPSFFQNCYAARDEKTARRGIIVSICCWFFFDFLTTTCGLYARAILPANIDPIASFPLLGEAVLPSGLWGLFAVAMLSVVISTADSYLFIAASTIGKDLMVGWVGKAERLANYYTKIALIGGALLTVVAAILYESVVSVWYSFGSIGTPIMLVPLVSTFLGNRLMPPRAVLFSMIASGASSAIWLASSQLTVDGGYWLGLEPIFPGLFISIAVYLATSRPLAETANRG; this comes from the coding sequence GTGGCACTACTCGATCTTGCGATAATCGTCGCGTATCTCGTGGGCATTGTGATATTCGCAATGGCGAAACGCAAGCCTGCCGGCGACTCAGCAGTCGACTACATGCTCGATGGCCGCAAGCTCACTATGCCCGCATTTGTCGCGACTCTCGTGTGCAACTGGTATGGCGGTATTCTTGGAGTAGGGGAGTACTCGTTTCGATACGGACTTTCCAACTGGATGGTGTTCGGCGTTCCGTACTATGTCGCCGCATTGCTGTTCGCGTTGCTGCTTGCCCGCAAAGCCCGCCGCACTGAGTTTCTTACCATCCCAGACAGACTGCGTCAATGCTATGGCCGCAACGTCGCCGGTCTCGGCGCATTGATCATCTTTGTATGGACGTTGCCGACTGCATACATTCTCATTCTCGGTGTTCTCGGCGAATCATTCTTCGGTTGGCCGAAGTGGATCGGTGTCGTATTCGGGGCTGCACTCGTAACATTCTATGCCTTTGTCGGCGGCTTCCGGACGCTCGTTCGCGCCGACAAGTGGCATTTCATCTTTATGTATCTTGGCTTCATCGTCATGGTCGTGGTACTGTTCGTCACCAAAGGCGGCTTTGAGTTCCTGCGCGCCAACGTTCCGGAATCGCATTTCACTCTCACCGGCGGAAACACGTTCTGGTTCATAGCTGTATGGTATGTCATCGCCCTCGCTACATTGGTCGAGCCGTCGTTCTTTCAGAATTGCTACGCCGCTCGTGATGAAAAAACCGCCCGTCGCGGTATCATTGTGTCCATCTGTTGTTGGTTCTTTTTCGATTTCCTGACTACGACTTGTGGCCTCTATGCCCGCGCCATTCTCCCAGCAAACATTGACCCGATCGCTTCGTTTCCGCTCTTGGGCGAAGCGGTACTCCCGTCGGGCTTGTGGGGATTGTTTGCCGTCGCGATGCTTTCTGTCGTTATCTCAACCGCCGATTCCTATCTATTCATCGCGGCCTCAACAATTGGCAAAGACTTGATGGTTGGCTGGGTTGGCAAAGCCGAACGTTTGGCAAACTACTACACCAAAATTGCATTGATCGGCGGGGCACTCCTGACTGTCGTCGCCGCGATTCTCTATGAGTCGGTGGTTTCGGTGTGGTATAGTTTCGGCTCAATCGGTACCCCAATCATGTTGGTCCCGCTGGTCTCCACATTTCTCGGCAATCGCCTGATGCCGCCTCGTGCGGTGTTGTTCTCGATGATTGCTTCTGGAGCATCGTCCGCAATCTGGCTTGCCAGTTCGCAATTGACAGTCGATGGCGGCTACTGGCTCGGCCTCGAACCGATCTTCCCCGGGCTTTTCATCTCAATCGCCGTATATCTTGCGACATCACGTCCGCTTGCTGAGACTGCAAATCGCGGTTGA
- a CDS encoding DUF456 domain-containing protein, with the protein MTFGEIMLFIGALLIMLIGLLGVIVPIIPGLPLVWFATLCYALLTDFQDISREFLFSSAILVLVITILQYVFTVYGAKRLGASRWGTFGAFVGMVVGLFLGSVVGIIIGPLVGAVAFELLVGKTFSQALKAGLGTFIGFLFGTISQLIASVVLIGLFIYRVVFA; encoded by the coding sequence ATGACATTTGGCGAAATAATGCTCTTCATCGGAGCACTCTTGATAATGCTAATCGGGTTGCTTGGCGTCATTGTCCCGATCATTCCGGGATTGCCTCTGGTATGGTTTGCGACGTTGTGCTATGCTTTGCTAACCGACTTTCAGGATATCAGTCGCGAGTTTCTCTTCTCCTCGGCGATTTTGGTGCTGGTCATTACAATATTGCAGTATGTCTTCACGGTCTATGGCGCCAAGCGACTCGGCGCATCACGGTGGGGAACTTTCGGAGCATTTGTCGGAATGGTTGTCGGGTTGTTTCTCGGCTCGGTTGTGGGGATTATCATTGGTCCGCTTGTCGGCGCCGTAGCCTTTGAATTGCTCGTCGGTAAGACATTTTCGCAGGCGCTCAAAGCGGGTCTTGGCACATTTATCGGATTTCTATTCGGGACAATCTCTCAGCTTATCGCTTCTGTGGTATTGATCGGGCTGTTCATCTATCGCGTCGTCTTTGCGTAG